The genome window ATGATAAAGTTAGTTCCCGCGGTTATTGTTGATGAAACCGCGCTTATTACGACGTTTGCCGTAATAGTTGTTTCTGCGGGTATGTTAAGAAGGGAAAGCGGTATTTCAATTGGGTTTGTGGAAGATGGGATTGACGCGCCTGACACGGTGCCGTAAACTGTCCCTGAATTTTTGTCCTGAAGTTTTATTGACTGTATAAGCGCTGACGGGGCAAGTGTTACACCCAGCGGTGAAAAAGTCTGCACGGTTAAGGTAAGCCCTGCCGCCACTATAGGAGCGGAATTTGGCCCCGAAGCGTTATAGAATCTGAAGGAAAACGGGATAATATTTTCCTGGCCTGTTGAAATCGCGGGCTGCATTGTGCCGGCGTCGTGGGTTATTTCCAGCAGGTCCGCGGGTGTGGTCTGAGTGATAAGCATTACAGGGGGCGATGAAGGCAGGTCCAAAATATCCGCCGTTCCCGAGTTAAAGGAAATATTTTCACCCTGAAATTCAACTGTGCCCTGGCCGGGTGATCCGGAAATATCAACTGTAACCCATAATCCGGAATTGTTTGATACCACAAAATTAAAATTATTATACCACCAGTTATTATTGCCTGAAGTCTGCGTGAAATCGGAAGGAAGCGTGCCTACAAGCACCGCTGTTGCAGGGTCAAATTCCGGCGCGTCAACAGGCATATACCATAACTTAACGCTGTTTGGCGCAATTGAATCCGGTTCCACTGCAGAACCTATGTACCAGCTGTCTTTGTAATTCTGCACTGCAAAATGTGTAAGTGTGTCGCCTTGCGCATCGGCGTTTATTTTAAGGTGGAAAACCGGATTGTCAGTACTTGTGGCCTGAAGGTACTGGCCGGCATAGCCGTAATTCTGCACAGTAACAGAAGTTACAGATGAATAGATAAGGAAAGGAAATGACAGAATAAAAATTAAGGATAATAATCGGTGTGTTGTTTTCACTATGAAAACCTCCCTGATTTACATAATTAACATATTTAATTATAGAAGATGACGGGATAAAAGTAAAGGAAAATGATTTTTTATCATAAAATACAAAGGGTTTATGTATATTTGTCACTATCCGGTTCTTTGATGCGGCAGGTATGTAATTAACAATTTCACAGGGCAGAAGATTATTTTGTTATAAATAAAGGGTATTTCGAAAAGTGTTATCAAGTACTTGACAATTGGCATGCTAAAAAAGTATAATTATAATGTATATATTATAAGGAGGATGTTATTAATTATGGAAGATACAGTTATGCCCGCGGTTAAGTTGTATAAAAGAATTTATTCTATTAATGAGGCCGCAGAGGTTCTAAATGTACACCAACAGACATTAAGAAATTGGGAGCGTCATCAGCTGATACTTCCAATGAGGGCTGCGCAAAGGCGTATTTATACGGAAAAAGATGTTTTTATATGCAGAAAAATTAAAGAGTTTTCAGACAAGGGTATTTGTTTAAAAAGAATAAAGGAATTATTAAAAAATATAATTATATAAACGGAGGCAGGGAAAATGCAGGCGGAAAAAGAAGGCTTTATACTCAAGAATTATATGGAAGACATCACCAGAAGAAATATTGAAGAACAGTTTGAGTCAAGGGAAGATATATGCAAGTGCGACAGGTGTAAGATGGATATACTTGCGTATGCTTTAAATAACCTTCCTGCCAGATATGTAGTAACGGACAGGGGGCATATTTTTACCAAATTAAAGGAAATGGAAATGCAGTTTATGGCCGATGTGACAAGGGAAGTATATAAAGCTGTGGAATTTGTAAAGGCGCATCAAAGGCATCAATGATTAATATCACTGAAAATCTTAAGGAATTGGTGTATATGTAAGTTATGTTTAAAACGGGGGCGGTTACAGGCGCTTTATTAGAGCGCTCGCGGTTAGCATGTATCACGCGTGTGTTTATATTTCTATGCGCGTTTTGTGCTGTTTTTGCAGGTGTTTCCAATGGGGCGGAAAATTACACCGCTTATGACCCTGCGGGAAAAGTATATATCTACAGGTCGTTTGATGAAACCGGTGAAGTGGTGGGGGGAAGTAAGCGTGAAATTAATAATGGAAACGCGCGTGTTTCCGAAACAACTATAAAACCTTCTGAACTTCAAAAACTTGCCGGCAGAAAAGGCGCGCCTAAAGGGCATGAGAATTACAGAGAAGCATCGGTAAAGGTCCGTAAACTTAAGGACACGCTCTATCGCGCGGAGCTGTCCGGCAAAAAAGACGGCCAGTGGTACCGCATGAAAGTGCCGGTGCCTAAAGGGTACAGGGTAAGGAAAATATTAAGGGACGACGGCGTTGAAATTATAAATGATGAAAGTGATATTAAGTGGTATCTTGATAAGGGGCACGTTTATTTTTATGATGACCCTGTAAGCGGTTATTCAGTTGTATTATCGCCGCCGCAGCCTAATTTTTCCATAATGGTTGAAGAGCCGCTGCAAAGCGCCGGCCAGATGTCGGCTATTATTTATCCGTATAACGGGGAAGCTGATGTAATAAATGGAATTGATTTATATGACCATCTTGGAAGAAGCGGGGATAACGGTTTTGGACAGGATTTTTCCACAGACAGCGGCGCCAAGCTTGCGCTTAGGTACACTTATGGCGGAAATACTTTTCAATACGGCAACCCTTCCACATCTGTTACCAGGGATTTTACCCACACAAGCACAACGTACACTCACCTTAATAATACGCCGTGGGGTGAGACAGAAGCTGTAATAAGCACTGTTTTTCAGACGACAGTTGGAGGCACAGAACTTCCTTTTCTTGTAAATAAAAAGACAATAATAAGGGGCAATAGAAAATGGTTTGCGACAATTTATTATATTACCAACAACGGGCCGGGTACGGCAGTTAATGTAAGGTTTTTTCAGGGGTGTGACTGGAGCCTGAATGGTTCTGAAAACGGAAATGATTGTTCTTTTGACGCGGCTAATGACACCATGCTTGGATACAATTCTTCGGGAAGCGTTATTTCTTACGGCGGATTTTCAGGCTTTCTTTCAAGCGCGGCGCATCAGGCAAGCAATCAGAATCAGCTTTGGCTGAAAATAAGGCAGGCGGCTCTTACAAATTCAAATTCTTTTTCAGGAAAGGCTTCAACGGCACTTGAATGGAACCTTGGAGCCATTCAGGCGGGGCAAAGGTCTGTGGCGGAAATTATATGGGGATATGGAAATACCTTAAACGGACAGGCGCAGACAGATATGCAGAATGAAATAGATTACGGAAAAGGGAAACTGCATGATACCGGAATTTTGGCTTTAACAAGCCCGGCGGACGGCAGGGCTTATCAGAACAGCGACGGATATGTAATGATAACCGGGACTGCTGTAAATTACGGGTTAAGGGACTGGACAGACCTGCCTGTCCGTATAAGCATCACAGGGCCGGCAGGATTCAACCCTGTTGATTCCACTTTTACGGCTGTCAATCTTATAGTGCCGACGTCAGAGCAGGCAGAAGCGGGGTGCAGGTTTGATATAAGCACAGTGCCTGCGGGTGAATATACAATAAAGATGTACACAAACCTTGCGGGCGACACAGGCATTGCCGATATGAACACCAATAACGACAGTAAAACAGTTAAAATAATTGTCGGCGGGCTGTCGGTTAACCCGCAGACATCCCAGGTTGTGTCTGTCGGGCAGCACGGTGATATTGACCTGACGGCAAGCAATACTTCGGGAGCTGACAGTAATTTTGATATCAGTATTTCTTCGCATACAAAGAGCTGGCCGACATATATTTTAAACGGCAGTGATTCGGTTCAGATTGCCGGCGATACAAACGGGGACGGAACGTGGGATTACGTAAACCCGGCTTATGATTCCAACGGAAACGGGAAGCCGGATATTCATATAAATAACGGCGATGATTATCATATAGTTTTCAGAAAACAGGTTTCCGGCACCGCTGAAAGCGGCGAAACAGATATAACAAAACTTTTATTTACGGGTATTAATTTCCCGTTTGTTTCCTGCGAAGTATCTGAAGAAACAACAGCCGCTTATAAAGACGCTGTAAATAAGACTTTGTGGCTGCATGGGCCTGTTCAATCGCCGGCAGTGCATATAAGAAGCCTTACCACCCTTACTGATACAGCCGCGGCAGGCGGAGCCCAAGGGGTAAGTTATACAATGGTGCCAAGGTACACGGGCGTGACGTTTGCGCTTTCTCCCGAATTATACCGGGGGCTTAGGATAACCCAGGATATTCCAATCACTCTTATATTAAGTACGGGCGGCGTAAGTATGAACGGCACCGCGTATTTGTTTTATACTAACGGATTCAACTCCGCTCTTATAGGAACGGCGGCTTTCAACAACATAAACAGGGCTGACGGAGCGCAGATTGTGTACACAAGGAATGTGAATATAACCGCGCCGGTTGAAATACCTGCCGGGTATAAAGTTGTACTTCGTTTTGAAAACACGGGAAACAACGATTCTCATTTTAATATTTATCATAACTCAACGGAACGCTCCAATCTTGCTGTTTATACAACGGAATATGTGGGTGTTGATTGGATTAAAAGTTATGACGCCGCGGGGAATACAAAAGACGCGCATGCGTCCGGCGGGACGGTAAGATTTGCCGCGCAGGTTTCAGACCCTTTTGGCGCTTATGACGTTGCAGGGGCGAATATCATTATTTATAACCCTTCCGGTGTTACGGTGTCGGCATACGCTGCGATGGATTATGACAGCCAGGGCACCGGATATAAAGTTTTTTATAATGATTTTGTTATTCCGCCCGCGGGGCCGGAAGGTGTGTGGCACGCTTACGTGGAAGGGGTGGAGGGTAATCAAGCCAAAAGCGGAAGGTCATATTATTTCTCGGTTTCCGCGCCTGACCACATAAGGCTGTATCCGCAGAGCAAAAATCTTCCTGCCGGCGAGCCTTTTATGATGAGCGCGCAGGTGGTGGACATAAACGGTAATTCAATGGCTGTGGTGCAGGCGATAACAGTTACGATGAATAATAATGCTTATTTTGTCTCTGTTCCGGTTGGCTGGTCAGCGCCCGGCGGCAATATGGTTTACGGGAATACTGATTTATCAGGCTACGCTGAATTTTATGTAAATGACATGGAAGCGGAACCGGTAACAGTGACGCCGCAGTCTGCCCTTGCCGGGTCACAGGCATTTCCTGACAGGGATGAAAAGACATACCTTATATTTCTTCCGCCTCACCACATTTCAGCGCGCGCTGATGACGGCATTGCAGTTATGGGCGCGGCTGGCACAGGCGAGCCCATAAGGATATATCTTGAAGATGTTGAAGGCAATACAATAGGCGCCGCAAGGCATGTAACAGTTACTGCAGGCGCCGGCGGATATTTTGACAGCGTTCCCGCGGGAT of Candidatus Goldiibacteriota bacterium HGW-Goldbacteria-1 contains these proteins:
- a CDS encoding competence protein ComFB, yielding MEDITRRNIEEQFESREDICKCDRCKMDILAYALNNLPARYVVTDRGHIFTKLKEMEMQFMADVTREVYKAVEFVKAHQRHQ